Proteins from a genomic interval of Ficedula albicollis isolate OC2 chromosome 9, FicAlb1.5, whole genome shotgun sequence:
- the WDR53 gene encoding WD repeat-containing protein 53 has protein sequence MAVKWDGGHSSSVLCLDSSAEGLVASGAERGELALWDGGGSPVAQLRLPQEQDVTSVVFSARRPSTLYTSHGETISVLDVRSLQEPLQRFQVNEEEINCLAVNDTDSSLAAADDSGAIKVVDLESKKVSRSLRHSNICSSVAFRPQRPQSLVSCGLDMQVMLWNLQKARPLWTMNLQECDMEEESSQSAGQFFNPPLAHSLSVASCGNIFGCGAQDGKIRIFRVTGVRFERELEFQAHSLGVSQVLFMPEAYWLLSGGNDGKVLLWDVSSNVGKQQKSPAKSLHRKMAQAAASSRKDGKLNKVASNEQPGVVPKLSIEHGEKVNWLSCAEIKGSRRVLVADQTSSISVYALPEP, from the exons atgGCGGTGAAGTGGGACGGCGGGCATTCCTCCTCGGTGCTGTGCCTGGACTCGAGCGCGGAAGGGCTGGTGGCCTCCGGCGCGGAGCGGGGCGAGCTGGCGCTCTGGGATGGGGGCGGCTCGCCCGTGGCTCAGCTGCGGCTCCCGCAGGAGCAGGACGTGACCTCGGTGGTGTTCTCCGCCCGCCGCCCCAGCACGCTGTACACCTCGCACGGAGAAACCATCAGCGTGCTGGATGTCCGCTCCCTCCAGGAGCCCCTGCAGCGCTTCCAGGTGAACGAGGAGGAGATCAATTGCCTGGCTGTGAACGACACCGACAGCTCCCTGGCGGCGGCCGATGACTCGGGGGCCATAAAGGTTGTGGACTTGGAAAGCAAGAAAGTCAGCCGGTCCTTGAGACACTCCAACATCTGCTCGTCTGTTGCCTTCCGACCTCAGCGGCCTCAAAGCCTGGTTTCCTGCGGGCTGGACATGCAG gtGATGCTGTGGAACCTGCAGAAAGCTCGTCCCTTGTGGACCATGAACCTGCAGGAGTGTGACATGGAGGAAGAGAGCTCTCAGTCAGCTGGGCAGTTCTTCAACCCACCTCTTGCACATTCCCTGTCCGTTGCCTCTTGTGGAAACATCTTCGGCTGTGGAGCTCAGGACGGTAAAATCAGAATATTCCGAGTCACTGGGGTCAGGTTTGAACGTGAGCTGGAGTTCCAGGCTCACAGCTTGGGAGTCTCACAGGTGCTCTTCATGCCAGAGGCGTACTGGTTGTTGTCTGGAGGAAATGATGGGAAAGTCTTGCTGTGGGATGTCAGCAGCAATgttgggaagcagcagaaaagtCCAGCAAAATCTCTGCACAGGAAGATGGCCCaagcagctgcttccagcaggaagGATGGGAAGCTCAACAAAGTGGCCTCAAATGAACAGCCTGGAGTTGTGCCAAAGCTCAGCATTGAGCACGGAGAGAAGGTGAACTGGCTCTCATGTGCAGAGATCAAAGGCTCCAGGAGAGTGTTGGTTGCTGACCAGACCAGCTCTATATCAGTCTATGCATTGCCAGAACCTTAA
- the FBXO45 gene encoding F-box/SPRY domain-containing protein 1, producing the protein PLELVFSYLELRELRSCALVCKLWHRVLHGDENSEVWRSLAARCLAEEALRTDILCNVPTYKGKVRAFHHAFSTNDCSRNVYIKKNGFTLHRNPIAQSTDGARTKIGFSEGRHAWEVWWEGPLGTVAVIGIATKRAAMQCQGYVALLGSDDQSWGWNLVDNNLLHNGEVNGSFPQCNNAPKYQIGERIRVILDMEDKTLAFERGYEFLGVAFRGLPKVCLYPAVSAVYGNTEVTLVYLGKPLDG; encoded by the exons cccctggagctGGTGTTCTCCTACCTGGAGCTGCGGGAGCTGCGGAGCTGCGCGCTGGTCTGCAAGCTGTGGCACCGCGTCCTGCACGGCGACGAGAACAGCGAGGTGTGGCGCAGCCTGGCCGCCCGCTGCCTGGCCGAGGAGGCCCTGCGCACCGACATCCTCTGCAACGTGCCCACCTACAAGGGCAAG GTCCGTGCCTTCCACCACGCCTTCAGCACCAACGACTGCTCGAGGAACGTGTACATCAAGAAGAACGGCTTCACGCTGCACCGCAACCCCATCGCGCAGAGCACGGACGGGGCGCGCACCAAGATCGGCTTCAGCGAGGGCCGGCACGCCTGGGAGGTGTGGTGGGAGGGCCCGCTGGGCACCGTGGCCGTCATCGGCATCGCCACCAAGCGCGCCGCCATGCAGTGCCAGGGCTACGTGGCCCTGCTGGGCAGCGACGACCAGAGTTGGGGCTGGAACCTGGTGGACAATAACTTGCTGCATAACGGAGAGGTGAACGGCAGCTTCCCCCAGTGCAATAACGCGCCCAAATATCAG ATAGGTGAAAGGATTCGGGTTATCCTGGACATGGAAGACAAAACACTAGCGTTTGAGAGGGGCTATGAGTTCTTGGGAGTTGCCTTCAGAGGACTGCCAAAAGTTTGCCTGTATCCAGCAGTGTCTGCTGTGTATGGTAACACAGAAGTGACTTTGGTCTACCTGGGAAAGCCTCTGGATGGATGA